In Halobacteriovorax marinus SJ, the following proteins share a genomic window:
- the gspN gene encoding type II secretion system protein GspN: MVKLKTHPNELPDEIYIQKKTYFAKVAMASGMLIFLAFLMNFPIGTILKSQIENAIRSNPTCPITYDEMRFEWFLPKVVLTKPVVSGRCYSNPSSSLKLSDLVISFQSPSFWPLGIKLHSKVKHKLSVINIYPTVGIGGTVIKVEKSSLSHKTLKEFLGTKSLNFTGDIEIESLVKIDGSKLSQSDFLITSSNLSIPGQNIGGFDLPNLPIGALQLKGSLNSKDLLEIQDFQLGSPTSPVMAEANGVIKLNTHNMSNSSLDIAGEVKFSPSFLENFAIINMMLSGKESTNKGFYKFKVGGKFAAPMPSFN; this comes from the coding sequence ATGGTTAAGCTAAAAACTCATCCAAATGAGTTACCTGATGAAATCTACATTCAAAAGAAAACTTATTTTGCAAAAGTTGCTATGGCCTCCGGTATGCTTATATTCTTGGCCTTTCTTATGAATTTTCCTATAGGAACTATTCTTAAGTCTCAAATAGAGAATGCAATTAGATCCAATCCAACATGCCCTATTACATACGACGAGATGAGATTTGAATGGTTTCTTCCAAAAGTCGTTCTTACCAAACCAGTCGTTAGTGGAAGATGTTATAGCAATCCGTCTTCATCTTTAAAATTATCAGACCTCGTTATTAGTTTTCAATCTCCTAGCTTTTGGCCTCTTGGTATAAAGCTACACTCTAAAGTTAAGCATAAATTATCTGTAATAAATATTTATCCAACAGTTGGTATTGGTGGCACAGTCATAAAGGTTGAGAAATCCTCTCTTTCTCATAAGACATTGAAAGAATTTCTAGGGACAAAGTCTTTAAATTTCACTGGGGATATTGAAATAGAATCTCTCGTCAAAATTGATGGAAGTAAATTAAGTCAGTCAGACTTTTTAATCACTTCATCAAATCTATCAATACCAGGACAAAATATTGGAGGATTCGATCTTCCAAACCTTCCAATAGGGGCCCTACAACTCAAAGGAAGCTTAAACTCCAAAGACCTACTTGAAATACAAGACTTTCAATTAGGTAGCCCAACCTCACCTGTCATGGCAGAGGCCAATGGTGTGATTAAGTTAAATACACACAATATGTCTAATTCCTCATTAGATATCGCCGGAGAAGTTAAATTCTCACCAAGTTTTCTTGAGAACTTTGCCATTATTAACATGATGCTAAGTGGCAAAGAGTCTACTAATAAAGGCTTCTATAAATTTAAAGTTGGTGGAAAGTTCGCAGCACCAATGCCTTCATTCAATTAA
- the pilM gene encoding pilus assembly protein PilM, producing the protein MNILAIDLGSYSVKFYECRLERKQLKYLGHREVIIAKIRSQFAPETTTNEIHNEIVKSYLKQSQFEGKIIYQIQEQFTSSRYLELPVNSRKKAEQMIPFQLEEDIPYSLKDIHFTSTLIKNGENFSALISIAQLDYFDNYYNYLESSGTLPAILTTEMGVIQSFIDQKAYSGSFCVVDIGHETTKAYFIHNREVISSHLTNLGGKVLDEIIAQTYQISIDEAIIYKHENCFFLTEDQLDDVTGEQREFAKLMQQAIMPLVLDLKRWELGYRVKFGNPIDNIYITGGSSNINNIENFLTSELNIKVQKFDPPKMDGLTEMEKPQFLLSYMMSAAQRSSTLMPNFLTGKYTSGFSDSISLHSLSFILSRALMLMVVLSALMMIDRVFFLNSKNDELDRRITKIIKADNLEISRRDQRKYRRDPESILKLMKRKNSMVKQEVKTIQSATEVNATNALVQLSEYISRNELVNMDFYENKNGSVRVKFSSKEPKELEVLKSHLKLGPFEKLEFGDDKNENSLTINFLDN; encoded by the coding sequence ATGAATATACTTGCAATTGATTTAGGTAGTTACTCAGTTAAATTCTATGAATGTCGACTGGAAAGAAAACAACTCAAATATTTGGGCCATAGAGAAGTTATTATCGCTAAGATTCGCTCTCAATTTGCTCCAGAGACGACCACTAATGAAATTCACAATGAAATCGTTAAGAGTTATCTAAAACAAAGCCAATTCGAAGGTAAAATCATTTACCAAATTCAAGAACAATTCACGAGTTCAAGATACCTAGAGCTTCCAGTGAATAGTAGAAAGAAAGCGGAACAAATGATTCCTTTTCAATTAGAGGAAGATATCCCCTATTCATTGAAAGATATTCACTTTACTTCTACATTAATTAAAAATGGCGAGAACTTCTCAGCATTAATTAGCATTGCTCAATTGGACTACTTTGATAATTACTATAATTACTTAGAGTCTAGTGGAACTCTTCCAGCAATACTAACAACAGAAATGGGAGTCATTCAAAGCTTCATTGACCAAAAGGCATATTCAGGTTCATTCTGCGTTGTAGATATTGGACATGAAACAACTAAGGCCTACTTCATCCACAATAGAGAAGTCATCTCCTCCCACCTTACAAATTTAGGTGGAAAAGTACTTGATGAAATCATAGCGCAGACCTATCAAATTTCTATTGATGAAGCGATTATTTATAAGCATGAGAACTGCTTCTTTCTAACAGAAGATCAACTTGATGATGTTACTGGAGAACAAAGAGAGTTCGCAAAATTAATGCAACAAGCGATTATGCCTCTTGTACTCGATCTCAAAAGATGGGAGCTTGGTTATAGGGTAAAGTTTGGAAACCCTATTGATAATATTTATATTACAGGTGGTAGTTCGAATATAAATAATATAGAAAACTTTCTCACTTCAGAGTTAAATATTAAAGTTCAAAAATTTGATCCTCCTAAGATGGATGGATTAACTGAGATGGAGAAACCACAATTTCTTCTCTCCTATATGATGTCTGCAGCACAGCGCTCATCTACTCTTATGCCAAATTTCTTAACTGGCAAGTACACAAGTGGATTCTCAGACTCAATCTCTCTTCACTCGCTCTCGTTTATTTTATCGAGAGCTCTAATGTTGATGGTCGTCCTCTCTGCCCTCATGATGATTGATAGAGTTTTCTTTCTTAATTCTAAAAATGATGAACTAGACAGAAGAATTACCAAGATTATCAAAGCTGATAATTTAGAAATTTCTAGAAGAGATCAAAGAAAGTATCGACGCGACCCAGAGAGTATCCTCAAATTAATGAAGAGAAAGAACTCCATGGTAAAGCAGGAAGTGAAAACAATTCAATCCGCGACAGAGGTTAATGCTACTAATGCCCTAGTTCAATTGAGTGAGTATATCTCTCGAAATGAACTTGTGAATATGGATTTCTATGAAAATAAAAATGGTTCTGTAAGAGTTAAGTTTAGCTCTAAAGAGCCAAAAGAACTTGAAGTATTAAAATCTCATTTGAAACTTGGTCCATTTGAAAAGCTTGAGTTCGGTGACGATAAAAATGAGAATAGCTTAACTATTAACTTTCTGGATAACTAG
- a CDS encoding PulJ/GspJ family protein — MKKKRINSTHIYKDQSGFTLIEVLIAITILSILMATMYTIVNNSTESKDKIISEDRDALQLVTALDRMEQDFSQLYSPLYYSAKYQKKNDNGFAPRSLGSDEQEKAANPLDSYEASERFPAISTSADVIPIIQNETKTDLIFMTTSNRRVLEDSKQSRYAWVKYALRSSSEDADERREGAEYELTRAIETENIYNKEFDWKNVKEYPLLKDIKSFQFLFWNPKTEKFVDKLDQLTTDKDTPRLIRIKLVWINSDNNEVEIDRTYRPLYPYFDTEKDEKEKENARKGDQKPGSPNTPGAPVESQEEDL; from the coding sequence GTGAAAAAGAAAAGAATTAATAGTACTCACATTTATAAAGACCAGAGTGGCTTCACCCTTATAGAAGTTCTGATAGCTATTACTATCCTCTCCATTCTTATGGCAACGATGTACACCATTGTTAACAATAGTACGGAATCAAAAGATAAAATAATTTCTGAAGATAGAGATGCACTCCAGCTTGTTACTGCGCTAGATAGGATGGAGCAAGACTTCTCACAACTCTACTCTCCTCTTTACTACAGCGCTAAGTACCAAAAGAAGAATGATAATGGCTTTGCCCCTAGAAGCTTAGGAAGTGATGAGCAAGAGAAAGCGGCCAATCCTCTTGACTCATATGAGGCTTCAGAAAGATTTCCGGCCATAAGCACATCAGCAGATGTTATTCCAATTATTCAAAATGAAACTAAGACTGATCTTATCTTTATGACAACATCAAATAGAAGAGTTTTGGAAGATTCAAAACAATCTCGTTATGCGTGGGTGAAGTATGCCTTAAGAAGCTCTAGTGAAGATGCTGATGAGAGAAGAGAAGGTGCAGAATATGAACTCACGAGAGCAATAGAAACTGAGAATATTTACAATAAAGAATTTGATTGGAAGAACGTTAAGGAGTATCCCCTCTTAAAGGATATCAAGTCTTTTCAATTTCTATTTTGGAACCCAAAGACAGAGAAGTTCGTAGATAAATTAGATCAGTTAACTACTGACAAAGATACACCTAGACTTATTAGAATTAAACTTGTTTGGATAAATTCAGACAATAATGAAGTTGAGATTGATAGAACCTATAGGCCACTCTACCCTTATTTTGATACAGAAAAAGATGAGAAAGAAAAAGAAAATGCAAGAAAGGGCGATCAAAAGCCTGGCTCACCTAATACTCCAGGAGCACCAGTAGAAAGTCAGGAGGAGGATCTATGA
- a CDS encoding PulJ/GspJ family protein — MAEKLKYKLTNDGFTLVEVMISLAIFAVFASAYLTAQGFNISDSTVMREELELKRYAELKVNELIVTPPELKESITLTKETGKFEENDNFTYSIEYKKFLIPDLNKITGADEEAQDPNESKIFENVKKNLEKIIWQVEVTVKNETSERSYSVSTWLYNHQAQVMFEQM; from the coding sequence ATGGCAGAAAAACTAAAGTATAAATTAACAAATGATGGATTTACTCTAGTTGAAGTAATGATTTCCCTAGCAATTTTTGCGGTTTTCGCATCGGCCTACCTTACCGCCCAGGGCTTTAATATTAGTGACAGTACTGTTATGAGAGAGGAGCTTGAGCTAAAGAGATATGCTGAACTAAAGGTTAATGAGCTTATCGTTACCCCTCCAGAACTAAAAGAATCAATTACTCTAACAAAAGAGACAGGAAAGTTTGAAGAGAATGATAACTTCACCTACTCTATTGAATATAAGAAATTTTTAATTCCAGATTTAAATAAGATAACTGGTGCAGATGAAGAAGCACAAGATCCAAATGAATCGAAAATATTTGAGAATGTTAAAAAGAATTTAGAGAAAATTATTTGGCAAGTTGAAGTAACAGTAAAGAATGAGACAAGTGAAAGGTCTTACTCTGTAAGTACTTGGCTCTACAATCATCAGGCCCAAGTAATGTTTGAGCAAATGTGA
- a CDS encoding pilus assembly FimT family protein has protein sequence MKDIVTGNNKGFTLIEMLVALLLVTIVLTVVSGTSFSTRRNLDEALNDVERAVRFSVDEAALKNSMLRVRFKFDEDPQTWSVEFGPSGNFVLPPVSKSVSQSKSEEEAEKKTQDQLNKKFSRVREFQDGDREFPLGIRVIGLATNLTQAMLLDGDNSLYIYPTGEKDSAIIIIASDDELAALKISPFTMDIEREYFSVETSDSTDITEAQIELAERIFQEWQKN, from the coding sequence ATGAAAGATATTGTCACAGGTAATAATAAAGGCTTTACTCTCATTGAGATGCTAGTCGCCCTATTACTTGTGACAATCGTCCTCACTGTCGTCTCCGGCACTAGTTTTTCAACCAGAAGAAATTTAGACGAAGCCCTCAATGATGTAGAAAGAGCTGTTCGATTCTCAGTAGACGAGGCCGCTCTTAAAAACTCCATGTTAAGAGTTCGCTTCAAATTTGATGAAGACCCTCAAACTTGGTCGGTTGAGTTTGGTCCAAGTGGTAACTTCGTTTTACCTCCAGTCTCAAAGAGTGTTTCACAAAGTAAGTCGGAAGAAGAAGCCGAGAAGAAGACTCAAGATCAACTCAATAAAAAGTTCTCTAGAGTTAGAGAGTTTCAAGATGGAGATAGAGAATTTCCACTTGGTATTAGAGTGATTGGTCTTGCTACTAATCTAACTCAGGCCATGCTCTTAGACGGGGACAACTCCCTCTATATTTATCCCACTGGAGAAAAAGATTCTGCTATAATAATAATAGCTTCGGACGATGAATTAGCTGCTTTAAAAATCTCTCCATTTACGATGGATATTGAAAGAGAATATTTCAGCGTAGAGACTTCAGACTCCACTGATATTACTGAGGCCCAAATTGAATTGGCCGAGAGAATTTTTCAAGAATGGCAGAAAAACTAA
- the gspG gene encoding type II secretion system major pseudopilin GspG, which produces MKRKSMMKLLRQSAGFSLIEILIALTLLGIAGTFVAGQIFSQLTEGQIKAANIQMKSFKSILQDYRRKCGTYPLTDQGLDALLNKPSGGKECRNYPPEGFMDADEIPRDPWDEEYFYESDGRDFNIWSYGPDRLEGGEGTDADIYLNKKK; this is translated from the coding sequence ATGAAAAGAAAGAGCATGATGAAACTGCTTAGACAATCTGCAGGTTTTTCACTAATCGAAATCTTAATCGCACTAACTTTACTTGGTATTGCTGGTACTTTTGTTGCTGGTCAAATCTTCTCTCAACTAACAGAGGGACAAATTAAAGCTGCCAATATTCAAATGAAGAGTTTTAAGTCAATTCTTCAAGACTATAGAAGAAAGTGTGGAACTTACCCACTAACTGACCAAGGTCTTGATGCACTATTAAATAAACCATCAGGTGGTAAAGAGTGTAGAAATTATCCACCAGAAGGATTTATGGACGCTGACGAGATCCCTAGAGATCCTTGGGATGAAGAATACTTCTATGAGTCTGATGGAAGAGACTTCAATATTTGGAGTTATGGACCAGATAGACTTGAAGGTGGAGAAGGTACTGACGCCGATATTTACCTTAATAAAAAGAAATAA
- the gspF gene encoding type II secretion system inner membrane protein GspF, with protein MAIYSYKGLDKTGKEIKKTIDSDSLNSAKAKVRSMGIMLIEISEQKAQNKSSGSSSFNFGPTVSIQELSLMTRQLATLIKAKIQIVEAFNALVDQTDNQKFKSILAEIKQKINEGSSLANALSDYPKVFDNVYVNMVDAGETSGTLQVVLLRLADFTEAQVKLKNKIKGAMTYPMIMAFVGAGMMGIIFIFVIPKITRIFDTMKKELPLQTEICIWISAFLKSYWWAVLLALFFGFTSFKKYIATKKGKAKWDSLLLRMPIIGELVTMINVSRFCSTLATLLNSGVPIIASLKIVKNLIENVHMQQAVEEAKINVSEGASLAAPLARSGLFPTMVTHMMTLGEKSGELEDMLKIISENYEDQVESKLNGLTSVLEPIMLVGMGIAVAFIIFSVVVPMMQLNSLH; from the coding sequence ATGGCGATATATAGCTATAAAGGTCTTGATAAGACAGGCAAGGAAATTAAAAAGACAATTGATTCTGATAGTCTAAATTCGGCTAAGGCCAAAGTTAGATCTATGGGAATTATGCTCATTGAAATCTCTGAGCAAAAGGCCCAGAATAAATCTTCAGGCTCTAGTAGTTTTAACTTTGGTCCAACTGTCTCCATTCAAGAGCTCTCATTAATGACAAGGCAGCTCGCTACCCTCATTAAAGCAAAAATTCAAATTGTTGAAGCTTTCAATGCCCTAGTTGATCAAACAGATAACCAAAAATTCAAATCTATTCTCGCAGAGATCAAGCAGAAAATTAATGAAGGTTCTTCGCTTGCGAATGCTCTTAGTGATTATCCCAAAGTCTTCGACAATGTTTATGTAAATATGGTTGATGCGGGAGAAACCTCTGGTACATTACAAGTTGTTCTCCTAAGGCTTGCTGACTTTACGGAAGCACAAGTAAAGTTAAAAAATAAAATAAAAGGGGCCATGACTTACCCTATGATTATGGCCTTCGTAGGTGCGGGAATGATGGGGATTATCTTCATCTTTGTTATTCCAAAAATTACAAGAATCTTTGACACAATGAAAAAAGAACTTCCACTACAAACAGAAATTTGTATTTGGATTTCTGCCTTCTTAAAAAGTTACTGGTGGGCCGTTCTATTGGCGCTCTTCTTTGGCTTTACTTCTTTTAAAAAGTATATCGCCACCAAAAAAGGAAAGGCCAAGTGGGATAGTCTACTACTTCGTATGCCTATCATAGGTGAGCTTGTTACAATGATTAACGTGAGTCGTTTTTGTTCAACTCTTGCGACCCTACTCAACTCAGGCGTACCAATTATTGCTTCACTTAAAATTGTTAAAAATCTAATCGAAAATGTTCATATGCAACAAGCTGTTGAAGAGGCGAAGATCAATGTATCAGAAGGTGCTTCTCTAGCAGCGCCACTCGCTAGATCTGGACTTTTTCCAACTATGGTTACCCATATGATGACACTAGGGGAAAAATCTGGTGAATTAGAAGATATGCTAAAGATCATATCAGAAAATTACGAAGACCAAGTAGAATCAAAACTTAATGGACTAACCTCTGTCTTAGAGCCTATAATGTTGGTTGGGATGGGTATTGCCGTGGCATTTATTATTTTCTCAGTAGTAGTGCCAATGATGCAACTGAATTCGCTCCATTAA